cactgccccaggaagcatctgtAGTAACCATCTGAggtgtggccagtggaggtgtccctagattgtaatgtaaaaacatgcattttctctgaaaaaaaacaatgtttcctGCACAtaacctgaagggaatgattatactcaccagaacaaatacaataagctgtagttgttctggtgattatagtgtccctttaaggatgggCTAGGGTAACAGTCTGATAGAAGTAGGTAAATCTCAAAGAGTGTAAAAAGAAAACCTAATACGAGAACAAATGTGTTAGATACAGATGTCAAAGAAAAGAAACCAAGAACAAAGCAATGTATGTGTGAAAAATACTGGATATTAAGAAGGAAGTAGAAGATGTAAGAATAGATAGGGAATAATAGGTAGAATGGATAGAATAATACATGGGGAGCAAGACTGACCACTCCGCTGCCATGCTTATCTCCAATATGAAGTGTCCATGGCTACAGACAGAATACCATAAATGAGAAGACACTAGGAAAGTATTGGTTTCATTGAAACAGTGAGATATTGTAAGACAGCTCTGTAAAACACACTGCAGATCAATGCCCAAATAGGGCAACCCTcagttattttttaataattgggttaatTGGACATCGTAAAATATAATGGGTTCAATGGAGTCAGAAGAAGGACACTAAACCAAAAGGTTAACACCACACATGCACTTACCAGGGATGCAGTTGGAAGCTTCAAGTGTCATATCTGATTTACATATACATTTGTACCAGCCATACGTGTTTTCGCAAATTGCCGTGCTGCTACAGTTATGTTCATTATAAACACATTCATCGACATCTAGAAAACAAGTGAATAGAAGAATGACATGTAAATTTAATAATAGAATTAAACAGATAAAATCCAGGAAACAAACATATTTTAGATGGCACATGCcagccccatcccccccccctttttttgtttggCAAAACCTCAAGTAAAAATTATCTTTGCATCCTGGTCAGTAAGATTACTGTTGAAGAGGAAATAACACGTATGATGTGTACGATAGCATGCGCGATACCAGTTATCTCTTGAAGCGAGAGAGATGTAGATGAGagaatatgtatataattatataagtaTTTCTATGTCTTagctaaaaacacatttttccattAAATTAATACTGTGTACAGACCATTTAATTTTTTGAACAGTCATTTGTAATGTGTTACAAGGAGAAGCAAGTGGAAGTGTCAATCTAATTTCAGCTCCATAGAATATACAGAAATGTCATCTACTCACattttcatttataaattctGATACAATGTAATGTCAGTTATAAATGTGCGAACACACTTCATAAAAATTCCCAGAAATTACCgctcttaaagaaaaaaaatataacgttttatttttcaatagaaaaaaaaaaagttaaactggCATCATCCTTACACCACACAGGCAAAGTTCCTTTCAAGAAATAGCACATGTTGCACATCAATCCAAGTGTGGAAATAAGGAAGATCACCAGCAGGTGTCGACCACTATTCCAACGATGCTTTATAATCCGTAGATCATACCTTCCAATatgtcaaatggacaaagagggacactttcattttagggttgTGGCCAGGATGTAATTAGAACAATAATAATGTATCATATTTACACAGAGGAATTTGAGCCCAAAATAGTAGGTGTCCCTGCTAATTAGGGACAGTTAAGAGGTATGCTACCTATTCTCAGCTCTTGTCCATCCCTGATAAAGTCCTTCCATGCAAACCCTGACCTTTGATGACATTTTTATAGCTTATGTGGCTTTGTATTTTGTGGAGCATtgcacactgtttagtagacgtgATCAGTTCATTGTAATGGTACTGTATGTATCAAGGTAAATTCTACACTATAGTAATATCAGTATTCACATCTCAAACCATACTAATTAAATACATAATTTCATAATTTACTGCCCTAAATGAAATTAAATCtagtttttaatataaatgataaaattgtCATACTCCTTGACAGTAACAGAATCACAGTGATATGTCATTGTTCAATCATGGAAAACACGTACTAAGCGATTTACATTTCTTGTATAAGCTACTTGAAATTCAATTTTTATAGATAATGAATGCTGCTACAATTTGTTTTAGGGTAAACAGGACGTCGCTGAACGGAGGCTGTAGCTCTGCTGTAGATGCCTAATGaacagtaaaaaagttttaacaatATGGAGAGtctcttttatattattatttatatgatttCAATTTAACATATAGACATTTTATGCAAccaaattaaaattatattagtggtatttttaatatattaaaggaaaaTGGAAATACCTTGCAACATACCAGTTTGTGGACCTTCAGAGACTTTCCAAACCATATCCACTCATGTTCCTCAAGCTATTGAGTTCtatatttcccataattctcGACTGGCAGAAAGTTATGGAAATGTCTGATAACAGCGTCAGGTTCAAGGGCAGACATCCATTTTCTATGTTTTACCAAGAAGCTAAGAATTATCATCTTAACCAATGATATCTAACCAGCGGTGCACCATATTCGCCATTCTCCATAACAACACTGAATGGTCTAAGATGGAACACTCAATTTAGACTTTTGATAAAGGAATGATTTAAATGGGAGATTGTAGTCAATAAGCAAGAATTGTATCGTTTCAAAGCAGAAGGGTAAAACATGCATACTATAAAATCACACTCGTGCCACCGCACTTCAAGCAGTGATGTCACCTTTAGGGGTCTTTGCCAAATATGCAAGGACCTTAGAAGGTGACAGAGTTGCTTTTCAGTTACAATACCGGAGTTGTAGTTTAATAACATGCAAACTGTAGACAATCTTGAATATTTATCCAGGATTGATTTGCACACTGGTAAGTAAGTAAAAGTTCCATGCGACAGATGTTTCCCTGACACCGATATTCATCCACCTATGTTCATGACCACAGTTAAGTTTGTATCAGCAAGGCAGTAGTGAGAATTTGAGAACACACCTTAAAGACTTAAAAAAAGGCAGGTAACGACAATGATGTTTCCTTCCTGGAATAGCAAAATGCAAAAACAAGAAAAGAAGACAATATTTACCTTCCTCAGTACTACGACACAGGTTTCACTCAGAAGAGATGTATCACTAGTCCCTATACACTCCTCCCTTTTACTCTGTGCCTAATCCTACATGTTGCATTCAGTAAAGTGCTGTATACAGGATCCAAGGAAAGAGAGTTTATGGATTTGTAAAGGCATGTTTCCAGACTGCATTAACTTTGAACTAGATGTGTCCGGGGTTTAGACTGTGTTGTTGATGCAAAGctctttttgtgttgtttttgaaCAGCTTCTTTGAATGGCACAATTAAACAATCAATGTCAATGTGACACAGAATAAAGTTATTTCTATACTTTACCGTCCAGTGACGTTATGTTGAACCGATAGTAATCTTGGACTCTGGCTAGATAGTCTTTTACAAACCAATGTGGAGTGTCGCTGGAAACATTTATCCTGTATTCAACTAACGAGCCAGAATTTAAAGAGCCTTTAGTTTGAAGTTTGtaaaatttattttcaaatcCCAGGGATAAAATACTTTTCAGCTGCATTAAAGAAGAAAGAATAACACAGTACATGTAATTTAGCGTTTTGACATTATTGGAGTTTGAGTAGCCTGCTTTCTTTAATTACCTAATGCTATCTAATTATATACTCGTACATTAGCATTTTTGTTTCAGTGGAGATACTAGATGAGCTATATTTTTGGGCAGCTATAATGTATGTAGTATCAATCTGTGTTCTCATTTATAAAACACTGACAGTATTATAGTCTAGAATTATATTAACTGATCTTGTTGTGAGATCTTGTAACAATGTCTCATTCACATACCTAGTCTATGGGCCATGGTTTtgacattttattgttttattgtttgctaGTGTTGCTAGCTCACACGTTCTTGACCGCTTTGTATAAAGACCATTTGAACAAACCTCCCAGTGCTGTCCTATATttctgtttcttgtctcctgcACATACATAATGGCCACAAGTCTTGATTCATCTTAAATAGTTTTTTTGCTGAATTCGACCCAACATGCAGGCTGCGTTGTTTACTGTAAACACGTGTTGCAAGCTCTGATCTTTCGCCTCAGCTTAATTTTATATATGTTGTTACTTTTAATAACACACAGCACTAGACCTACTTTCTGTTGTccctaaaagttactttttactcGTGTCCAGATTTTAGAGTTCAGGGGTACACTCATTAAGGTGTGATGTCCTGCACCAAAGTTCCATCTTTTTCCATCagttatagataaataaaaatgtctcAAGTGTCAACACAAATAAACCCCACTGATTCAGCACAGGCATTCTATCTAATGGATGTCTCTTTCGCAATGTTTGgttttggtttttgaaaaaaaccTTTTGATTTCTAAGAGTTCACATGAGAAACACATTGGGTCTTTACCATTAATTAAGCAACAGACATAATGAATAATGCTGTCTTTTTGGAAATTGAATATATTTACTGCAATCTCTGTTTTGTTTTAGGACCAGATAGACACCAGCACATTTAATCTAGCAAGTAAATCCACACTATCATTCATTTCTGCAAAGTCCGCAATTAAATGATACTTACTAGTTTTTCGTATTTTGTGAACGATGCACTGTCATGATTTGTGATAACATCAGTGGTATTTTTGGAGAGCCACATAATTGTGCAATTAAATATATTCCAGCCTAAAAATTGAACACATAAAGTTGCATGACCCActtttgaataaaaatataagCTCTAAAAGAAAATGAATTCTACTGGTCATGTCAACCCCGCAAGGAAGAAATTAC
This region of Pelobates fuscus isolate aPelFus1 chromosome 2, aPelFus1.pri, whole genome shotgun sequence genomic DNA includes:
- the LOC134586410 gene encoding uncharacterized protein LOC134586410, which translates into the protein MWLSKNTTDVITNHDSASFTKYEKLLKSILSLGFENKFYKLQTKGSLNSGSLVEYRINVSSDTPHWFVKDYLARVQDYYRFNITSLDDVDECVYNEHNCSSTAICENTYGWYKCICKSDMTLEASNCIPGERSETQPVLETSQKYEKLILGLVLGFGIPLLALLLLFIFCYCSKKKTGKANVATAPDESLVQNTLEFQPTLYYKVHFVPANQ